A region from the Mycolicibacterium litorale genome encodes:
- the ruvB gene encoding Holliday junction branch migration DNA helicase RuvB, producing the protein MGRFDDTGAGDAEPDERDVSPALTVGEGDIDASLRPRSLGEFIGQPRVREQLQLVLEGAKNRGGTPDHILLSGPPGLGKTSLAMIIAAELSSSLRVTSGPALERAGDLAAMLSNLVEGDVLFIDEIHRIARPAEEMLYLAMEDFRVDVVVGKGPGATSIPLEVAPFTLVGATTRSGALTGPLRDRFGFTAHMDFYEPAELERVLARSAGILGIHLGTEAGAEIARRSRGTPRIANRLLRRVRDYAEVRADGVITRDIAKAALEVYDVDELGLDRLDRAVLSALTRSFGGGPVGVSTLAVAVGEEATTVEEVCEPFLVRAGMIARTPRGRVATALAWTHLGLTPPSGVTGLGQAGLFD; encoded by the coding sequence ATGGGACGCTTCGACGACACCGGGGCCGGCGACGCCGAACCCGACGAGCGCGACGTCTCACCCGCGCTGACCGTCGGCGAGGGCGATATCGACGCCAGCCTGCGGCCCCGGTCGCTGGGGGAGTTCATCGGCCAACCCCGGGTGCGCGAACAGCTGCAGCTGGTGCTCGAGGGGGCGAAGAACCGCGGGGGCACACCCGACCACATCCTGTTGTCCGGGCCGCCCGGGCTCGGGAAGACCTCGCTGGCGATGATCATCGCCGCCGAACTGTCGTCGTCGCTGCGGGTGACGTCGGGTCCCGCGCTGGAACGCGCCGGTGACCTCGCGGCGATGCTGTCGAACCTCGTCGAGGGCGACGTGCTGTTCATCGACGAGATCCACCGGATCGCGCGGCCGGCCGAGGAGATGCTCTACCTGGCCATGGAGGACTTCCGAGTCGACGTCGTCGTCGGCAAAGGCCCTGGCGCGACGTCGATTCCGCTCGAGGTCGCTCCCTTCACGCTGGTGGGCGCCACCACGCGGTCCGGCGCACTGACCGGTCCGCTGCGCGACCGATTCGGCTTCACCGCCCACATGGACTTCTACGAGCCGGCCGAACTCGAACGGGTGCTGGCCCGTTCGGCCGGGATCCTGGGCATCCACCTCGGCACCGAGGCCGGTGCGGAGATCGCACGCCGCTCGCGAGGAACGCCGCGGATCGCCAACCGGCTGCTGCGCCGGGTCCGCGACTACGCCGAGGTCCGCGCCGACGGCGTCATCACCCGCGACATCGCCAAGGCGGCGCTGGAGGTCTACGACGTCGACGAACTCGGTCTGGACCGCCTCGACCGGGCGGTCCTGTCGGCGCTGACGCGGAGCTTCGGCGGCGGACCGGTCGGCGTCTCCACGCTCGCCGTCGCGGTCGGGGAGGAGGCCACCACGGTCGAGGAGGTGTGTGAACCGTTCCTGGTGCGGGCCGGGATGATCGCCCGCACCCCGCGCGGCCGGGTCGCCACCGCACTGGCCTGGACACACCTCGGCCTGACCCCGCCCAGTGGTGTCACCGGGCTGGGTCAGGCGGGATTGTTCGACTGA